The Candidatus Latescibacter sp. genome contains the following window.
GAATCAAGCTGCGGGAGGCCGGGGTCCGTCATTAAAACTATAGATAATGGACTTCGGGCTTCTGACTGTCTTTTCATCCGCGGGACTACCGGAATATACGGTGTGATCGGAGACCCGGTGGAGCATACCCTGTCGCCGCTCATGCATAACCGCGCCCTGGCAGAAATGGGCCTGGATGCTGTCTATGTTCCGTTCCGGGTAAAACCGGATGATCTTGAAAATGCGGTAAAGGCGATCAAAGCATTGGGCATACGGGGCATGAATGTCACTGCCCCCCACAAAACGAGGATTATCGAATACCTTGACCGTATTACCGTCGAGGCCCGAGCGGTCGGCGCGGTAAATACGGTCATCAACACCGGTGGACTGCTCGAGGGTGACAATACCGATGTATACGGATTCACGAATTGTATCCTGAAAGACAGCGGACTGGAACGGTTCCCCGAACGGATTTGCATCCTGGGTGCGGGAGGCGCCGCCCGGGCTG
Protein-coding sequences here:
- a CDS encoding shikimate dehydrogenase, giving the protein MKDEKDGKEESSCGRPGSVIKTIDNGLRASDCLFIRGTTGIYGVIGDPVEHTLSPLMHNRALAEMGLDAVYVPFRVKPDDLENAVKAIKALGIRGMNVTAPHKTRIIEYLDRITVEARAVGAVNTVINTGGLLEGDNTDVYGFTNCILKDSGLERFPERICILGAGGAARAVVYACALREEVREIAILNRTLSKAKELADDFRRITGKPIFAYPADSETRKRILPRMDMIVNTTTVGMYPHLGISPVIESDDVFHPGQVVCDIIYTPARTKLLEDATRRGAKAIGGMAMLAFQGARSLTLWTGREAPVQVMIEALKAAQKDV